The Buchnera aphidicola (Brachycaudus cardui) genomic sequence CGTGGCATCATTCTTTTCATTGTTGAACCTTCATTAATAAATATTTTTTTTATTTTTAATTTATCTATGTCAGCACCATCATTATGTTCAGCATTAGCTACAGCTGATTCCACTACTTTTTTTACTAAAGCAGCAGCTTTTTTATTACTATAAGTTAAAATATTTAATGCTTGTGGAACTTTTTTACCACGAACTAAATCTGCAATTAAACGAACTTTTTGTGCAGAAGAACGTGCTTGACGATGATGAGCTACAGTTTCCATGTACTATTCCTCTTTCTTTTTACTTTAACGTTTTTTTACTTTTTTATCAGCAGTATGTCCTCTATAAGTACGAGTTAAAGAAAATTCACCTAACTTGTGACCTACCATTTCTTCTGTAATAAAAACAGGAATATGATAACGACCATTATGAATAGATATAGTTAATCCTACCATGTTCGGGAATATTGTTGAACGTCTTGACCAAGTTTTAATAGGTTTTTTATCATTTGTTTTTACTGATTTTTCTACTTTTTTCAATAAACTTACATCAATAAAAGGACCTTTTTTAAGAGAACGTGGCATAAAGTAATTTTTCTCTCTGCAATTATTTAATACGATGACGTAAAATAAATTTTTCAGTACGTTTATTTTTACGAGTTTTTTTACCTTTTGTTTGTATACCCCATGGAGTAACTGGATGTTTACCAAAATTTCTTCCTTCGCCACCTCCATGAGGATGATCAACAGGATTCATTGCTGTACCACGAACAGTGGGACGTATTCCTATCCAACGAGATGCTCCTGCTTTACCTAATACTTTTAACATATGTTCAGAATTTCCGACTTCACCAATTGTAGCTCTACAATTAGATAGTGTTTTTCTCATTTCACCAGAGCGTAAACGTAAAGTAGCATATTCTTCATCACATGCTACTAATTGTACATAACTACCAGCAGAACGAGCTATTTGACCTCCTTTTCCAGGCCTCATTTCTACATTATGAATTAATGTACCAACTGGAATATTTTTAATAGGTAAGGAATTTCCTATTTTTATAGAAGCATTTATACCAGATACTATTGTATCTCCTATTTTTAAATTTTTAGGAGCTAAAATATAACTTCTTTTACCATCTTTATATAATATTAAAGCAATATTAGAAGAACGATTAGGATCGTATTCAAATCTTTCTACTGTAGCTTCTACAGTATCTTTATTTCTCTTAAAATCTATAATACGATATGCTCTTTTATGTCCACCACCAATATGACGAGTCGTAATTCTACCATTATTATTCCGTCCTCCACTTTTACTTTTTTTTTGTAAAAGTAATGAATATGGTTTTCCTTTATGTAATTCTGAATTAACAACTTTAACGACATGGCGACGACCCGGAGATGTCGGTTTGCATTTAACAATTGCCATTGTGTTGTCCTCCGACTACTCTGTATTACTGATAAAATCTAAGTTATACCCTTTTTTAACCTTAATATAGGCTTTTTTCCAATTGCTTTTATAAATAATACGATTAGATTGACGTTTCTTTTTTCCTTTTATTTTTAATGTTTTTATGCTTTCAACTTCTATATTAAATATTTTTTTTACTGCACATTTTATTTCATATTTAGTAGCATTATTTAAAACTTTCAAAACAACAGTATTAAATTTTTCTATAGATATAGATGCTTTTTCAGATATATGTGGAGAAAGTAGTATTTTGAATAAACGTTCTTCAGAAATCATGAAAGTATTTCCTCTACTTTTTTGACTGCTTCAACCGTAATAACAACATTCTCAAAAGCAATTAAACTAACAGGATCTATTGATCGTACATCTTTTACATCTACCGAATATAGATTTCTAGATGCAAGCAATAAATTATTATCTACTTGATCTGTAATAATAAGAACATTTTTCAAATCTATATCCTGTAATTTTTTTACTAAAAGTTTTGTTTTAGGTGCATTTAATGAAAAATCTTTAAAAATTATTAATCTTTTTTGCCGTATTAATTCAGAAAAAATACTTTTTAATGCACCACGATACATTTTTTTATTAACTTTCTGACTATATTCTTGCGGTTTTGCAGCAAATGTTACACCACCTGAACGCCAAATCGGACTTCTGAAAGATCCTGCTCTTGCACGACCTGTACCTTTTTGACGCCATGGTTTTCTACCTGATCCAGATACTTCGGCACGACTTTTTTGTGCTCTAG encodes the following:
- the rplV gene encoding 50S ribosomal protein L22, with the translated sequence METVAHHRQARSSAQKVRLIADLVRGKKVPQALNILTYSNKKAAALVKKVVESAVANAEHNDGADIDKLKIKKIFINEGSTMKRMMPRAKGRADRILKRTSHITVIVSDR
- the rplW gene encoding 50S ribosomal protein L23, whose product is MISEERLFKILLSPHISEKASISIEKFNTVVLKVLNNATKYEIKCAVKKIFNIEVESIKTLKIKGKKKRQSNRIIYKSNWKKAYIKVKKGYNLDFISNTE
- the rpsS gene encoding 30S ribosomal protein S19 gives rise to the protein MPRSLKKGPFIDVSLLKKVEKSVKTNDKKPIKTWSRRSTIFPNMVGLTISIHNGRYHIPVFITEEMVGHKLGEFSLTRTYRGHTADKKVKKR
- the rplB gene encoding 50S ribosomal protein L2 encodes the protein MAIVKCKPTSPGRRHVVKVVNSELHKGKPYSLLLQKKSKSGGRNNNGRITTRHIGGGHKRAYRIIDFKRNKDTVEATVERFEYDPNRSSNIALILYKDGKRSYILAPKNLKIGDTIVSGINASIKIGNSLPIKNIPVGTLIHNVEMRPGKGGQIARSAGSYVQLVACDEEYATLRLRSGEMRKTLSNCRATIGEVGNSEHMLKVLGKAGASRWIGIRPTVRGTAMNPVDHPHGGGEGRNFGKHPVTPWGIQTKGKKTRKNKRTEKFILRHRIK
- the rplD gene encoding 50S ribosomal protein L4, producing the protein MELVVKDIQSVLSVSEVIFGRDFNKALIHQVVIAYSASTRQGTRAQKSRAEVSGSGRKPWRQKGTGRARAGSFRSPIWRSGGVTFAAKPQEYSQKVNKKMYRGALKSIFSELIRQKRLIIFKDFSLNAPKTKLLVKKLQDIDLKNVLIITDQVDNNLLLASRNLYSVDVKDVRSIDPVSLIAFENVVITVEAVKKVEEILS